In Urechidicola croceus, a single window of DNA contains:
- the nadC gene encoding carboxylating nicotinate-nucleotide diphosphorylase produces MISEKQFQKEIDYIISNAIREDVGDGDHSSLACIPVSAQGKAKLLVKDQGIIAGVEFAEMIFKYVDKDLKIEVLINDGERVKHGDIVLYVSGSSQSILKAERLVLNSMQRMSAIATKTHFFMDLLKGTKTKVLDTRKTTPGIRAIEKWAVKIGGGVNHRFALYDMIMLKDNHIDFAGGITKAIDKTKEYLKQTNRDIKIIVEARNLEEIKEILKSDGIHRILIDNFNYEDTRKAVAMIGDKCQSESSGGINEDTIRRYAECGVDYISSGALTHSVYNMDLSLKAV; encoded by the coding sequence ATGATAAGCGAAAAACAATTTCAAAAAGAAATAGACTATATTATTTCTAATGCAATACGTGAAGATGTTGGTGATGGAGATCACAGTTCGTTAGCGTGTATCCCAGTATCAGCCCAAGGAAAAGCAAAATTATTGGTTAAAGATCAAGGAATTATTGCAGGTGTAGAATTTGCAGAAATGATTTTTAAATATGTAGATAAAGATTTGAAAATTGAGGTTTTAATTAATGATGGAGAAAGAGTTAAGCATGGAGATATTGTTTTATATGTAAGCGGTAGTTCTCAATCTATATTAAAGGCCGAACGCTTAGTATTAAATTCAATGCAGCGAATGAGTGCAATAGCTACTAAAACTCATTTTTTTATGGATTTGCTAAAAGGAACAAAAACGAAGGTTTTAGATACCCGTAAAACAACTCCTGGAATTAGAGCAATTGAAAAATGGGCTGTAAAAATTGGTGGTGGAGTCAATCATCGATTTGCATTATACGATATGATTATGTTGAAAGATAATCATATTGATTTTGCTGGAGGAATAACAAAGGCGATTGATAAAACTAAAGAATATTTGAAGCAAACAAACCGTGACATAAAAATTATTGTTGAAGCAAGAAACCTTGAGGAAATCAAAGAGATTTTAAAGTCAGATGGAATTCACAGAATATTAATTGACAATTTTAATTACGAAGATACACGTAAAGCAGTAGCCATGATTGGCGATAAATGTCAGTCCGAATCAAGTGGAGGTATCAATGAAGATACTATTCGAAGATATGCAGAGTGTGGTGTGGATTATATCTCATCTGGTGCGTTGACACACTCGGTATATAATATGGATTTGAGTTTGAAAGCAGTATGA
- a CDS encoding DUF4126 domain-containing protein translates to MTPETILSILIGIGLAASVGFRVFVPLFALSIAAHFNAIPLNESWAWIGSTAAIFTLGAATIVEIVAYFIPWLDNALDSLAIPLAAIAGTAVMVSTVAGLDPVVTWALAIIAGGGTATAIQTSSTATRLTSTATTGGIANPVVSTVETGTSIVMSVLAIFIPVLAVIFVVLILWMIFKVYRKFKKKKVAE, encoded by the coding sequence ATGACACCAGAAACAATATTAAGTATTCTTATAGGAATAGGATTAGCCGCATCAGTTGGATTTAGAGTTTTTGTACCATTATTTGCCTTGAGTATTGCTGCACATTTCAATGCAATTCCTTTAAACGAATCTTGGGCTTGGATTGGTAGTACAGCAGCAATTTTCACATTAGGAGCAGCAACGATAGTTGAAATTGTGGCCTATTTTATTCCCTGGCTAGACAATGCTTTAGATTCACTCGCTATACCATTAGCTGCAATTGCAGGAACTGCCGTAATGGTTTCAACCGTCGCAGGATTAGATCCAGTTGTAACTTGGGCACTAGCAATTATTGCTGGAGGAGGAACAGCAACTGCTATTCAAACATCTTCTACAGCAACAAGATTAACATCAACTGCCACTACAGGTGGAATTGCCAACCCTGTTGTTTCAACTGTTGAAACAGGGACTTCTATTGTCATGTCAGTTTTGGCAATTTTCATTCCAGTTCTTGCTGTAATTTTCGTTGTGTTAATTCTTTGGATGATTTTCAAGGTGTATAGAAAATTTAAAAAGAAAAAAGTAGCGGAATAA
- a CDS encoding YihY/virulence factor BrkB family protein yields MTKVIEDKLLKIPIVNILVRFGKKIKIPGLQGMSSYDLLEMYFIGILKGALTSRAGAIAFSFFMALFPFLLFILTLIPYIQIEGFQEDFMFALEQFLPPTTSESVDLVIKDIAINRYGGLLSFGFITSIFLMTNGVNAIFGGFEYSYHVKVTRNVIKQFMVALGVSIVLSLLLILTVAIIIYFEIVIQNFKARGWVQDDVYWIQVGRIIFFVIMIYTAVSILYNYGVKDLKQRSYFTPGAILTTLLTVLMFYLFGIYVERFAQYNQLYGSIGTLLILMLFIWLNSVILLLGFELNASMNRLRLKHKLEQD; encoded by the coding sequence ATGACCAAAGTAATCGAAGATAAATTACTTAAAATTCCCATTGTAAATATACTTGTAAGGTTTGGAAAAAAAATAAAAATTCCAGGTTTACAGGGAATGTCATCTTATGATTTACTTGAAATGTATTTTATTGGAATATTAAAAGGAGCCTTAACTTCTAGAGCAGGAGCAATTGCTTTTAGTTTTTTTATGGCACTTTTCCCTTTTTTACTATTCATTTTAACACTGATTCCATATATTCAAATTGAAGGTTTTCAAGAGGATTTTATGTTTGCTTTAGAGCAGTTTTTACCTCCAACAACATCAGAGTCTGTAGATTTGGTAATTAAAGATATTGCTATTAATCGTTATGGAGGGTTATTATCGTTTGGTTTTATTACTTCAATTTTTTTAATGACCAATGGCGTAAATGCTATATTCGGTGGTTTTGAATATTCTTATCATGTTAAAGTTACTAGAAATGTAATAAAGCAGTTCATGGTAGCCTTAGGAGTTTCAATAGTTTTATCGTTACTTTTGATTCTGACAGTTGCAATAATTATTTATTTCGAAATTGTAATTCAGAATTTCAAAGCAAGAGGTTGGGTACAAGATGATGTGTATTGGATACAGGTTGGGAGAATCATCTTTTTTGTAATTATGATTTATACTGCAGTTTCTATATTATATAATTATGGAGTAAAAGATTTAAAACAACGGTCATATTTCACTCCAGGAGCAATATTAACTACGTTATTAACGGTGCTAATGTTTTATTTATTTGGAATATATGTTGAACGATTTGCACAATACAATCAGTTATATGGTTCTATAGGTACATTGTTAATATTGATGTTATTTATTTGGTTAAACTCGGTAATTTTATTGTTAGGATTTGAATTAAATGCATCTATGAACCGATTAAGATTGAAACATAAATTAGAACAAGACTAA
- the kdsB gene encoding 3-deoxy-manno-octulosonate cytidylyltransferase has translation MKVIAMIPARLEATRFPKKLMQDLGGKSVILRTYEATINTHLFDEVFVVTDSEIIFDEITSNEGKAIMSVTTHESGSDRIAEAIKTIDADIVVNVQGDEPFTEKESLHDLLAVFVEDTEDEIDIASLMFQITKTDEIQNPNNVKVVTDVNDFAMYFSRSPIPYPRDEKLADYHQHIGIYAFRKEVLLAVTELPMNVLEKTEKLEQLRFLANGVKLKMVKTVHQPIGIDTPEDLEMARKLLSQN, from the coding sequence ATGAAGGTAATAGCAATGATTCCGGCAAGATTAGAGGCAACTAGATTTCCTAAAAAATTAATGCAGGATTTAGGAGGGAAGTCGGTTATTTTAAGAACATATGAAGCTACTATAAATACCCATTTGTTTGATGAAGTATTTGTCGTTACTGATAGTGAAATCATATTTGATGAAATTACTTCAAATGAAGGTAAGGCAATAATGAGTGTTACAACTCACGAATCTGGAAGTGATAGAATTGCAGAAGCAATAAAAACTATTGATGCCGATATTGTAGTGAATGTACAAGGAGATGAGCCTTTTACAGAGAAAGAATCTTTACATGATTTACTCGCTGTTTTTGTTGAAGACACCGAAGATGAAATTGATATTGCTTCATTGATGTTTCAAATTACTAAAACCGATGAAATTCAGAACCCTAATAATGTAAAAGTAGTCACTGATGTGAATGATTTTGCAATGTATTTTAGTAGGTCACCAATACCATATCCTCGAGATGAAAAATTAGCAGATTATCATCAGCATATAGGTATTTATGCATTTAGAAAAGAGGTGCTTTTAGCTGTAACCGAACTTCCAATGAATGTTTTAGAAAAAACAGAAAAATTAGAACAACTTCGTTTCCTTGCAAACGGTGTAAAATTAAAAATGGTAAAAACAGTTCATCAACCAATTGGAATTGATACACCTGAAGATTTAGAAATGGCAAGAAAATTGTTGTCACAAAACTAA
- the hisS gene encoding histidine--tRNA ligase yields MAQKPSIPKGTRDFSPEEVAKRNYIFSTIKSSFENFGFQPIETPSFENSSTLMGKYGDEGDRLIFKILNSGDYLSKADEKLLVDKNSLKLTSQISEKALRYDLTVPFARYVVQHQNEITFPFKRYQIQPVWRADRPQKGRFREFYQCDADVVGSKSLVQEIEFIQLYDDVFTKLKLEGTTIKMNNRKILSGIAEIIGASDKLIDFTVALDKLDKIGADGVTKEMLSKGITEEAIEKVQPLFNFTGSNLEKLGQLKEMLATSDQGLDGVNELQTVVENISELGLKSASLDIDVTLARGLNYYTGAIFEVSAPKGVKMGSIGGGGRYDDLTGIFGLKDVSGVGISFGLDRIYLVLEELNLFNAVELPKPKVVFLNYDENSSLLALKALKKLRENNIKSELYPDLGKSNKQQQKQWKYVVNREIDYAVIKIENEIYTLKNIKTGEQSECNLNELLNTLK; encoded by the coding sequence ATGGCACAAAAACCAAGCATACCAAAAGGAACAAGAGATTTTTCACCAGAAGAAGTTGCAAAACGCAATTATATTTTTAGTACAATTAAATCTTCATTTGAAAATTTCGGATTTCAACCTATAGAAACACCAAGTTTTGAAAACTCATCAACTTTGATGGGTAAATATGGTGATGAAGGGGATCGCTTGATTTTTAAAATATTGAATTCGGGAGATTATTTATCTAAAGCAGATGAGAAATTGTTGGTAGATAAAAATAGTTTGAAATTAACTTCTCAAATTTCCGAAAAAGCACTTCGTTATGATTTAACAGTACCTTTTGCAAGATATGTGGTACAACACCAAAACGAAATCACATTTCCATTTAAAAGATATCAAATACAACCAGTTTGGCGTGCCGACAGACCACAAAAAGGACGTTTTAGAGAGTTCTACCAATGTGATGCCGATGTAGTTGGAAGTAAAAGTTTGGTACAAGAAATTGAATTTATACAATTATACGATGATGTTTTTACCAAATTGAAATTGGAAGGAACTACTATCAAAATGAACAATCGCAAAATTTTATCTGGTATTGCTGAAATTATTGGTGCATCTGATAAATTGATTGATTTTACGGTGGCTTTGGATAAGTTGGACAAAATAGGAGCAGACGGAGTAACCAAAGAAATGTTGTCTAAAGGAATTACTGAAGAGGCTATTGAAAAAGTACAGCCATTATTCAATTTCACAGGATCTAATTTAGAAAAACTAGGACAATTGAAAGAAATGCTTGCAACATCCGACCAAGGTTTAGATGGAGTAAATGAATTACAAACTGTTGTTGAAAATATTTCAGAATTAGGATTAAAATCTGCTAGTTTAGATATTGACGTAACTCTTGCTCGAGGTTTGAACTATTATACAGGTGCTATATTTGAAGTTTCTGCACCTAAAGGAGTGAAAATGGGCTCTATAGGTGGTGGGGGTAGATATGATGATTTAACAGGAATTTTTGGACTGAAAGATGTGAGTGGAGTAGGGATATCATTTGGTTTGGATAGAATTTATTTAGTTTTAGAAGAGTTGAATTTGTTTAATGCTGTTGAGTTGCCTAAACCAAAGGTTGTTTTCTTAAATTATGATGAAAACAGTTCCCTTTTGGCATTAAAAGCCTTGAAAAAATTAAGAGAAAATAATATTAAAAGTGAATTGTATCCTGATTTAGGGAAGAGTAATAAACAGCAACAAAAACAGTGGAAATATGTTGTAAACCGTGAGATTGACTATGCTGTTATAAAAATTGAAAATGAAATTTATACATTAAAAAATATAAAAACTGGTGAGCAAAGTGAATGTAATTTAAATGAATTGTTAAATACACTTAAATAA